Proteins co-encoded in one Sulfuricystis thermophila genomic window:
- a CDS encoding right-handed parallel beta-helix repeat-containing protein, which produces MTDSYSKLGAGETARHPASTLCRRILALFALTGVWLTCQANDLPGAPQYLGEVRRDASGRLVTVPSPAAGETATRPSGKVLKVGPNQEIRLISTAAKLAQDGDTVEIEAGDYPADVAVWKQNDLTIRGVGGRPRLIAAGASAEGKGIWVIRGGRIVVENLEFTGARVPDRNGAGIRFERGHLIVRNCRFHDNENGILSGSGNMMLEIEDSEFGHNGAGDGYSHNLYVGAIQSLRVTGSYFHHAKAGHLLKSRAAENFILYNRLTDEAGGRASYELEFPNGGIAYAIGNIIQQNATPENAVLISYGAEGYKHAANQLYLINNTMHDERPQGGYFLVAKPGFQVVKAYNNLLIGKRPLNSGGIDGEFVNNPNVEWEPFVLPQRHDYRIKRESPLHRTWRDPGSANGFSLVPVREYVHPASTRPLTTTPTLPGAKQTLQPDNSN; this is translated from the coding sequence ATGACAGACTCGTATTCGAAACTCGGCGCTGGCGAGACGGCACGCCATCCCGCTTCCACCCTTTGCCGCCGCATCCTCGCCCTCTTCGCCCTGACGGGCGTTTGGCTGACCTGTCAGGCCAACGACCTGCCCGGCGCGCCGCAATACTTGGGCGAAGTGCGCCGCGATGCCAGCGGCCGGCTCGTCACCGTCCCCTCGCCGGCGGCCGGCGAAACCGCCACCCGCCCCAGCGGCAAGGTCCTGAAGGTCGGGCCGAATCAGGAGATCCGCCTCATCTCCACCGCGGCGAAGCTCGCCCAGGACGGCGACACCGTCGAGATCGAAGCCGGTGATTACCCGGCCGATGTCGCGGTATGGAAGCAAAACGACCTGACGATCCGCGGCGTCGGCGGGCGTCCGCGACTGATCGCCGCCGGCGCCAGCGCCGAGGGCAAGGGCATCTGGGTGATCCGCGGTGGTCGCATCGTCGTCGAGAATCTCGAATTCACCGGCGCTCGCGTGCCGGACAGAAACGGCGCCGGCATCCGTTTCGAGCGCGGCCACCTCATCGTGCGCAATTGCCGCTTCCACGACAACGAGAACGGCATCCTCAGCGGCAGCGGCAACATGATGTTGGAAATCGAGGACAGCGAATTCGGCCACAACGGCGCCGGCGACGGCTACAGCCACAACCTCTACGTCGGCGCGATCCAAAGCCTGCGCGTGACCGGCAGCTATTTCCATCACGCCAAGGCGGGACATCTGTTGAAGAGCCGCGCCGCGGAAAACTTCATCCTCTACAACCGACTCACCGACGAGGCCGGCGGCCGCGCCAGCTACGAGCTCGAATTCCCCAATGGCGGCATCGCCTATGCGATCGGCAACATCATCCAGCAAAACGCCACACCGGAAAACGCGGTGCTCATCTCCTATGGCGCCGAGGGATACAAGCATGCCGCCAATCAGCTCTATCTGATCAACAACACGATGCACGATGAACGCCCGCAGGGCGGCTATTTCCTCGTCGCCAAGCCCGGCTTCCAGGTCGTCAAGGCCTACAACAACCTGCTGATCGGCAAGCGGCCGCTCAACAGCGGCGGCATCGATGGCGAATTCGTCAACAATCCGAACGTCGAATGGGAGCCCTTCGTGCTACCGCAACGCCATGACTATCGCATCAAGCGCGAAAGTCCGCTCCATCGCACCTGGCGCGACCCCGGCAGCGCCAACGGCTTCAGCCTCGTGCCGGTGCGCGAATACGTGCATCCCGCCTCGACCCGGCCGCTGACTACCACACCGACGCTGCCCGGGGCAAAGCAGACGCTGCAGCCCGACAATTCGAATTGA
- a CDS encoding acyl carrier protein — MNTQQEVLALLDDILSLKGRAAGFTADTPLLGAIPELDSMAVVAVITGLEERFGFVVEDDEIDGSTFATVGALVDFVDAKLAG; from the coding sequence GTGAACACCCAGCAAGAAGTCCTCGCCCTGCTCGACGACATCCTCAGCCTCAAGGGGCGCGCCGCCGGCTTCACCGCCGACACCCCACTGCTCGGCGCGATCCCCGAGCTCGATTCGATGGCCGTCGTCGCGGTGATCACCGGCCTCGAAGAACGTTTCGGCTTCGTCGTCGAGGATGACGAAATCGATGGCAGCACCTTCGCCACGGTCGGCGCGCTGGTCGACTTCGTCGACGCCAAACTCGCCGGCTGA
- a CDS encoding pyridoxal-dependent decarboxylase, exosortase A system-associated: protein MATDKTPPAHAPMSQFPVESGELVVGGLPLTRLAARVGTTPFYAYDRSLLSRRVAELRAILPPAVKLHYAMKANPMPALVAHMVRLVDGIDVASGGELKGALDAGADPREISFAGPGKRENELVQAVAAGIVVNVESFREIRLLAAISQRLGLPARVAVRVNPDFELKASGMKMGGGPKQFGIDAEAVPQALAEIGRNGLAFEGFHLFAGSQNLKAAAIVEAQQKSYELALRLAGDAPAPVRFLNLGGGFGIPYFPGEGRLDLAPIGANLAALVERAQTELPQAELVIELGRYLVGEAGVYVTRVLDRKVSRGQVFLVCDGGLNHHLSASGNFGQVIRKNYPVAIGNKMDATEKEIASVVGPLCTPLDLLADRMELARAEPGDLVVIFQSGAYGASASPQAFLGHPPVTEILV from the coding sequence ATGGCCACTGACAAGACCCCACCTGCCCATGCGCCGATGAGCCAGTTTCCGGTCGAATCCGGCGAGCTGGTCGTCGGCGGTCTGCCGCTGACACGGCTCGCCGCTCGTGTCGGCACGACGCCTTTCTATGCCTATGACCGCAGTCTGCTCTCGCGGCGGGTGGCGGAATTGCGCGCGATTCTGCCGCCGGCGGTGAAGCTCCACTATGCGATGAAGGCCAACCCGATGCCGGCACTGGTGGCGCACATGGTGCGGCTGGTCGATGGCATCGATGTCGCCTCGGGCGGTGAATTGAAGGGGGCGCTCGATGCCGGCGCCGATCCGCGCGAGATCAGCTTTGCCGGGCCGGGCAAGCGTGAGAATGAGCTCGTGCAGGCGGTCGCCGCGGGGATCGTCGTCAATGTCGAATCCTTCCGCGAGATTCGTCTGCTGGCGGCAATCTCACAGCGGCTCGGCCTGCCGGCGCGTGTCGCGGTGCGCGTCAATCCCGATTTTGAGCTCAAGGCCTCGGGCATGAAGATGGGCGGCGGGCCGAAGCAGTTCGGCATCGACGCCGAAGCGGTGCCGCAGGCGCTGGCCGAAATCGGCAGGAACGGACTCGCGTTCGAGGGTTTCCATCTCTTCGCCGGCTCGCAGAACCTGAAGGCCGCGGCGATCGTCGAGGCGCAGCAGAAATCCTATGAACTCGCGCTGCGACTGGCCGGGGATGCGCCCGCGCCGGTGCGCTTCCTGAATCTCGGCGGCGGCTTTGGCATTCCCTATTTTCCGGGCGAAGGGCGTCTCGATCTGGCGCCGATCGGCGCCAATCTCGCCGCGCTGGTCGAGCGGGCGCAGACCGAGTTGCCGCAGGCCGAACTGGTGATCGAGCTGGGGCGTTATCTGGTCGGCGAGGCGGGCGTGTATGTCACGCGCGTGCTCGACCGCAAGGTCTCGCGCGGCCAGGTGTTCCTCGTCTGCGATGGCGGGCTGAACCACCACCTCTCGGCATCAGGCAACTTCGGCCAGGTGATCCGCAAGAATTATCCGGTCGCCATTGGCAACAAGATGGATGCGACGGAGAAGGAAATCGCCTCGGTCGTCGGCCCGTTGTGCACGCCGCTCGACTTGCTGGCCGACCGGATGGAACTGGCCAGGGCAGAGCCGGGCGATCTCGTCGTGATCTTCCAGTCCGGCGCCTATGGCGCCAGCGCCAGTCCGCAGGCGTTTTTAGGGCACCCGCCCGTCACCGAAATACTGGTCTAG
- a CDS encoding YdcF family protein, whose amino-acid sequence MDSLPTSFVLKKFVSALFLPPGGLLLCILVGLLLMRRRPRLGRLFAWGGMTLAWLMSTPAFVNPIVAPLEDVPVLQERDLMRAEAIVILGAGAYRHLPEYGGGSAPNRLALERLRYGARLARASGLPVLLSGEIGPMADVLRNDFGIAPRWLDGAALDTQDNAANTLAILERAGIRRIVLVTHAAHMRRALAEFARLPGDLEVIPAPLGFLSRQGHELQEMAFLDYLPSPTAAFAAWYAAHEWAGLLALRLRRFVP is encoded by the coding sequence ATGGATTCCCTGCCGACCAGTTTCGTGTTGAAGAAATTCGTCTCGGCGCTGTTTTTGCCGCCGGGCGGGTTGTTGCTGTGCATCCTCGTCGGATTGCTGCTGATGCGCCGCCGGCCGCGGCTGGGCAGGCTGTTCGCGTGGGGTGGCATGACGCTGGCCTGGCTGATGAGCACGCCTGCCTTCGTCAATCCAATCGTCGCGCCGCTCGAGGACGTGCCGGTGTTGCAGGAACGCGACCTGATGCGCGCCGAGGCGATCGTCATCCTCGGTGCCGGCGCCTACCGCCACCTGCCGGAATATGGCGGTGGTTCGGCGCCCAACCGGCTGGCGCTCGAACGCTTGCGCTACGGCGCGCGCCTGGCGCGGGCGAGCGGCCTGCCGGTGCTGCTGAGCGGCGAGATCGGGCCGATGGCGGACGTGCTGCGCAACGATTTCGGCATTGCGCCACGCTGGCTGGACGGCGCTGCGCTCGATACCCAGGACAATGCCGCCAACACCCTGGCCATCCTCGAGCGCGCCGGTATTCGCCGCATCGTGCTGGTGACGCATGCGGCCCACATGCGCCGCGCGCTGGCCGAATTCGCCCGGCTGCCGGGCGATTTGGAGGTGATTCCCGCTCCGCTCGGCTTCCTTTCCCGCCAGGGGCACGAACTGCAGGAAATGGCCTTCCTCGACTATCTGCCGAGCCCGACGGCTGCCTTTGCGGCCTGGTATGCCGCGCACGAATGGGCGGGGCTCCTCGCCCTGCGCCTGCGCCGCTTCGTTCCTTGA
- a CDS encoding acyl-CoA ligase (AMP-forming), exosortase A system-associated yields the protein MRDAFLLPHLVTLAAERDAAAIALTYGKQSLAYGALQEAMSGFASGLMALGLQRGERVGIYLEKRFETVIASFGAPAAGGVFVPLNPLLKPEQVGYILRDCNVRVLVTSSERLKLLADVLPACHDLRHVVVIGDGAAWPTMKAPACLRWDELLAQPTRAGHRVIDTDMVAILYTSGSTGKPKGVVLSHRNMVAGAKSVASYLENHAGDTLLAALPLSFDAGFSQLTTAFHVGARVVLLNYLLPRDVLKALEREKVTGLTAVPPLYIQLAQLDWPATITEHLRYFANTGGRMPRETLAALRARLPKSKPYLMYGLTEAFRSTYLPPEEVDRRPDSIGKAIPNAEILVLREDGTPCAPNEPGELVHRGALVGMGYWSDPEKTAERYRPLPGREPGLVIPELAVFSGDTVKMDEEGFLYFIGRRDEMIKTSGYRVSPTEVEEILYATKLVGECVAFGVEHPTLGQAIQVIATPPDGGQLDVEALLAECRARMPAYMVPAGIAVRDGPLPRNPNGKIDRKTLSTEWIERHGH from the coding sequence ATGCGCGATGCTTTTCTGCTCCCCCATCTGGTGACCCTTGCCGCCGAGCGCGATGCGGCCGCGATCGCGCTCACCTACGGCAAACAGTCGCTCGCCTACGGCGCCTTGCAGGAAGCCATGAGCGGCTTCGCCAGCGGCCTGATGGCGCTCGGTCTGCAACGCGGCGAGCGCGTCGGCATCTATCTCGAAAAGCGTTTCGAGACGGTGATCGCCAGTTTCGGCGCACCGGCCGCCGGCGGCGTGTTCGTGCCGCTCAATCCGCTGTTGAAACCCGAGCAGGTGGGCTACATCCTGCGCGATTGCAACGTGCGTGTGCTGGTCACCTCGAGCGAACGGCTCAAACTGCTCGCCGACGTGCTGCCGGCCTGCCACGATCTGCGTCATGTCGTGGTGATCGGGGACGGTGCGGCATGGCCGACGATGAAGGCGCCCGCCTGTCTGCGCTGGGACGAGCTGCTGGCGCAGCCAACGCGGGCCGGCCACCGGGTGATCGACACCGACATGGTGGCGATCCTCTACACCTCCGGCAGCACCGGCAAGCCGAAGGGCGTCGTGCTTTCCCACCGCAACATGGTGGCGGGTGCGAAGAGCGTCGCGAGCTATCTCGAAAACCATGCCGGCGACACGCTGCTCGCCGCGCTGCCCTTGTCGTTCGACGCCGGCTTCTCCCAGCTCACCACCGCGTTCCATGTCGGCGCGCGTGTGGTGCTGCTCAACTACCTGCTGCCGCGCGACGTGCTCAAGGCGCTGGAGCGCGAAAAGGTGACCGGGCTCACCGCCGTGCCGCCGCTCTACATCCAGCTCGCGCAGCTCGACTGGCCGGCGACGATCACCGAGCATCTGCGTTACTTCGCCAACACCGGCGGGCGCATGCCGCGCGAGACGCTCGCCGCCTTGCGCGCCAGGCTGCCGAAGTCGAAGCCGTATCTGATGTATGGCCTCACCGAGGCGTTCCGCTCGACCTATCTGCCGCCCGAGGAGGTCGACCGGCGACCGGATTCGATCGGCAAGGCTATTCCGAACGCCGAGATCCTCGTGTTGCGCGAGGACGGCACACCCTGTGCGCCGAACGAGCCGGGCGAGCTGGTGCATCGCGGCGCGCTGGTGGGCATGGGTTACTGGAGCGATCCGGAAAAGACGGCCGAACGCTACAGGCCGTTGCCCGGCCGCGAGCCGGGGCTGGTGATTCCCGAGCTGGCGGTGTTCTCCGGCGATACGGTGAAGATGGACGAGGAGGGTTTCCTGTATTTCATCGGCCGCCGTGACGAAATGATCAAGACCTCGGGCTATCGCGTCAGTCCGACCGAAGTCGAGGAAATCCTCTATGCGACGAAGCTGGTCGGCGAATGCGTCGCCTTCGGGGTCGAACATCCGACACTCGGCCAGGCGATCCAGGTGATCGCTACCCCACCCGACGGCGGCCAGCTCGACGTCGAGGCGCTGCTCGCCGAGTGCCGGGCGCGCATGCCGGCCTACATGGTGCCGGCGGGCATCGCGGTGCGGGATGGCCCGCTGCCGCGCAACCCGAACGGCAAGATCGACCGCAAGACCTTGAGCACGGAATGGATCGAACGTCATGGCCACTGA
- a CDS encoding mannose-1-phosphate guanylyltransferase/mannose-6-phosphate isomerase, which yields MSAFIPVILSGGAGTRLWPVSREALPKPFIKLPDGESLLLKTLKRAVGLPGVTALLTVTNRDHYFLTRDEYAAVPDTPPLDYLLEPFGRNTAPAIAAATLHAISRFGADSTLLVLPADHLIGDQTAFAAAVDTARQLAQQGWLVTFGIRPTAPETGFGYIEAGTPLGAGFKVARFVEKPSLEKAQTYLAAGNFSWNAGMFCFTAATMLDALRAHAPDLLDAVEQTLAATDFAKLPAVLSAEHFKLAPDVSIDYAVMEKSGRVAVVPAAFDWSDIGSWNALAELTPPDGCGNRVAGEAVLVDAKNCYLQGEDRVVAAVGVDNLLIVDTADALLVADRDRAQDVKAVVQQLKLTAHDSVRHHRTVHRPWGSYTVLEEGPRFKIKRIVVKPGASLSLQMHHHRSEHWVVISGMARVVNGEREIFVRTDESTYIPSGTPHRLSNPGKIDCVMIEVQSGDYVGEDDIVRLEDNYGRC from the coding sequence ATGAGCGCATTCATACCCGTCATACTGTCCGGCGGCGCCGGAACACGGCTGTGGCCGGTTTCCCGCGAGGCATTACCGAAACCTTTCATCAAGCTCCCCGACGGCGAGAGCCTGCTTTTGAAGACGCTCAAGCGCGCCGTCGGCCTGCCCGGCGTGACGGCGCTGTTGACCGTCACCAACCGCGATCATTACTTTCTGACCCGCGACGAATACGCAGCGGTGCCTGATACGCCGCCGCTCGATTATCTGCTCGAGCCTTTCGGCCGCAATACCGCGCCGGCCATCGCCGCTGCCACCCTGCATGCCATCAGCCGCTTCGGCGCCGACAGCACGCTGCTGGTGCTGCCGGCCGACCACCTGATCGGCGATCAGACGGCCTTCGCCGCAGCGGTCGATACGGCGCGGCAACTGGCCCAGCAGGGCTGGCTGGTGACCTTCGGCATCCGGCCGACCGCGCCGGAGACCGGCTTCGGCTACATCGAGGCCGGAACGCCGCTCGGCGCTGGTTTCAAAGTCGCCCGCTTCGTCGAAAAGCCGAGCCTGGAGAAGGCGCAGACCTATCTCGCGGCGGGCAATTTCAGCTGGAATGCCGGCATGTTCTGCTTTACCGCAGCGACGATGCTCGATGCGCTGCGTGCCCATGCACCCGATTTGCTCGATGCAGTCGAACAGACGCTCGCCGCGACCGATTTCGCCAAGCTGCCGGCAGTGCTGTCGGCCGAACATTTCAAGCTGGCCCCGGATGTCTCGATCGATTACGCGGTGATGGAAAAGTCCGGGCGGGTCGCCGTCGTGCCCGCGGCTTTCGATTGGAGCGACATCGGCTCGTGGAATGCGCTGGCCGAGCTGACACCGCCCGACGGCTGCGGCAACCGTGTCGCCGGTGAGGCGGTGCTCGTCGATGCGAAAAACTGTTACCTGCAGGGCGAGGATCGCGTCGTCGCCGCGGTCGGCGTCGACAACCTGTTGATCGTCGATACCGCCGATGCGCTCTTGGTGGCGGATCGCGATCGTGCCCAGGACGTCAAGGCGGTGGTGCAGCAGCTCAAGCTCACCGCGCACGACAGCGTGCGTCATCACCGCACCGTGCATCGCCCGTGGGGCAGCTATACCGTGCTCGAAGAAGGTCCGCGTTTCAAGATCAAGCGCATCGTCGTCAAGCCCGGCGCGAGCCTCAGCCTGCAGATGCATCATCACCGCAGCGAGCACTGGGTGGTGATCTCCGGCATGGCGCGCGTGGTCAATGGCGAGCGCGAGATCTTCGTGCGCACCGACGAATCGACCTACATTCCTTCCGGTACGCCACACCGGCTCTCCAATCCCGGCAAGATCGACTGTGTGATGATCGAGGTGCAGTCCGGCGACTATGTCGGCGAGGACGACATCGTGCGGCTGGAAGACAATTACGGTCGGTGTTGA
- a CDS encoding hydrolase 2, exosortase A system-associated, with amino-acid sequence MAAEAFFLPVAAAQRFCLYHAPAGVARGAFLYLHPFAEEMNKSRRMAALMARRLAESGHAVLQIDLAGCGDSSGDFGDASWQDWLQDVLSALDWLRARHEAPLWLWGLRSGCLLAAEAARRFDIPAHFLFWQPVVSGKPFLQQFLRLKVAGEMLGGEAKGVMEKLKARLAGGEPVEIAGYALSPALAQGLEATELAPPARPGRLVWFEVSAREGATLAPASTKRIEQWQAAGFSVMSAVLPAPSFWQTTEIEEAPALIDATLAALQS; translated from the coding sequence ATGGCGGCCGAAGCCTTCTTCCTCCCGGTCGCCGCAGCCCAGCGCTTCTGCCTCTACCACGCCCCCGCCGGCGTTGCCCGCGGGGCATTCCTCTATCTGCACCCCTTCGCCGAGGAGATGAACAAGTCGCGCCGCATGGCCGCGCTGATGGCGCGCCGGCTGGCGGAAAGCGGCCATGCGGTGCTGCAGATCGATCTCGCCGGCTGCGGCGACAGCAGCGGCGATTTCGGCGATGCGAGCTGGCAAGACTGGTTGCAGGACGTCCTGAGCGCGCTCGACTGGCTACGCGCCCGTCATGAGGCCCCGCTGTGGCTGTGGGGCCTGCGCAGCGGCTGCCTGCTGGCGGCCGAGGCCGCACGCCGTTTCGACATTCCCGCCCACTTTCTGTTCTGGCAGCCGGTGGTTTCCGGCAAGCCGTTCCTGCAGCAGTTCCTGCGCCTGAAAGTCGCCGGCGAAATGCTCGGCGGCGAAGCCAAGGGGGTGATGGAAAAACTCAAAGCGCGGCTCGCCGGTGGGGAGCCGGTCGAAATCGCCGGCTATGCGCTCTCCCCGGCACTGGCGCAGGGGCTCGAAGCCACGGAACTCGCGCCGCCGGCACGCCCCGGCCGCCTCGTCTGGTTCGAAGTGTCAGCGCGGGAGGGCGCCACGCTCGCCCCGGCATCAACCAAGCGCATCGAACAGTGGCAGGCGGCGGGCTTTTCGGTCATGAGTGCCGTCCTGCCAGCGCCGAGTTTCTGGCAGACGACGGAAATCGAGGAAGCGCCGGCGCTCATCGACGCGACGCTGGCCGCGCTGCAGTCATGA
- a CDS encoding hydrolase 1, exosortase A system-associated: MKIREEPLCFDCEGERLFGILARPEQPADLGVVIVVGGPQTRVGSHRQFVLLARTLAAAGFPTLRFDVRGMGDSTGAPRDFEQIQPDIAAAIATLQGACPGVARVVLWGLCDAASAALLYVDATHDPRIAGLCLLNPWVRSAATLAKTQVKHYYGQRLLQREFWTKLFSGRIDILSALGELLRKLVQARSRPTVALCFQERMARGWRHFPGRILLILSGNDYTAKEFLEYAASDANWHGLLEHAGVTRIDLPEADHTFSSREWRDAVAKACVTWLGAISARPPAA, from the coding sequence ATGAAAATCCGCGAAGAGCCGCTGTGCTTCGACTGCGAGGGTGAGCGCCTGTTCGGCATTCTGGCCAGGCCAGAGCAACCGGCCGACCTCGGCGTCGTCATCGTCGTCGGCGGGCCGCAGACGCGCGTCGGCAGCCACCGGCAATTCGTCCTGCTCGCCCGCACACTCGCCGCAGCGGGTTTTCCCACGCTGCGCTTCGATGTGCGCGGCATGGGCGACAGCACCGGCGCGCCCCGCGATTTCGAGCAGATTCAGCCCGACATCGCGGCCGCGATCGCCACGCTGCAAGGCGCCTGCCCGGGTGTTGCGCGTGTCGTGCTCTGGGGCTTGTGCGATGCCGCTTCCGCCGCGCTGCTCTACGTCGATGCCACGCACGACCCGCGCATCGCGGGCCTCTGTCTGCTCAACCCCTGGGTGCGCTCGGCAGCCACGCTGGCGAAAACCCAGGTCAAGCACTATTACGGTCAGCGCCTGCTGCAACGGGAATTCTGGACGAAGCTGTTTTCGGGCCGCATCGACATCCTTTCCGCGCTCGGCGAACTGCTGCGCAAACTCGTTCAGGCGAGGAGCCGACCCACTGTCGCCCTATGCTTCCAGGAGCGCATGGCGCGCGGCTGGCGGCATTTCCCCGGCCGCATCCTGCTGATCCTGAGCGGCAACGACTACACCGCCAAAGAGTTCCTCGAATATGCCGCCAGCGATGCAAACTGGCATGGGCTGCTCGAACACGCCGGCGTCACGCGCATCGATCTGCCCGAGGCCGACCACACGTTTTCTTCACGAGAATGGCGTGATGCGGTGGCGAAGGCCTGTGTAACGTGGCTCGGCGCTATCTCGGCACGACCACCGGCGGCATGA